DNA from Bubalus bubalis isolate 160015118507 breed Murrah chromosome 7, NDDB_SH_1, whole genome shotgun sequence:
ccattttttttttccagctcagTTGCCAGCAGAATGCAGAGCAGTCTGGATAAATGAAACTGAGCTGGCAGGTCTCTTAATGAAGTGCACACGTGGCATTTCTTGTGATTGCTCTGTACCTGAGAGCCTTTGGGTGTGGATTTTTACATGTGAGTGTTTGTCATTCTTCTAATGAAGGTTCACAGAAATGGGTTGGCTTTTGTAAACCAGGCATTTCTCACCCCtaatcctcttctctttctgtgcctcctctgcccacctcttctccccctccccttcttcttccCTTGAAACATCTATTTCGGACGCCTCTCTAGCTAGGAGGCCTCTGATGGCATTCAGCTCAGCCCCTGAGGGACCCTCCTCCCCGCCGGCAGTCTTAAGGAAGCTAAATTCATTTTCCCGTTATTGTTCCTCTTTCTTTGCCCTCACTCCCAAACACACACCACATCATGAGGTGAAGTTCTAAAAAGAGTTCTAGTGTCGGCCATTCATGTGTTGGAGTGAATTGGGGGATGTGTTATCCCTACTGGAGCATTTGCACCCCAGTTCACCATGTGAATTGGTCCAGATGTAAGTCCAATCTTCTCTCTAAAGAATTTCAAAGACCAGCTGCTTGCTCATTGGAgttatctttttctgtctctttcaaaTCACAGCATGCCTTTGCCCCTCTTGGTTTCCTCCAAAACCTGGGGGGCTCTCCTGGCTGGATCATTTCCTGTTCCATGAGCTGGTGCCCTCTTTCTCTTTGGCTCTATTTGAGCACCTTCCCCCCTGCCCTTGGCTTTCACTGTGGAAGCCTCCATTTGGAACAAATATTCCTCCTTAATAATATTGAGGGTACATTCACACGGCTCAGTTAGGATGTCTAAACGCCAAAGGGTTTCCCTTAACTCACTATTGTTATATATTCCTTGTCTTCCAGATGTCTTTCTGAACAGAGAAAAATTTGAAGATCATAGAGATGCAGTAGAGAGCTCGACAGTGAATCTAATTAGAAAtgagaagcagaaaaataagaaGGCCCCGTCTCTCAATATTATGGTTGctcacaaaaacaaaataagttgATACAGCGTGATGGCAATTTAAAATGATAGATATAGATGTGCTGCCTTACTTTTCACATCACCTCTCTACTAAATGAGGATTTTTTTCAGATGCTTAGGCAAAGTTTGCATAATACTGACAAGTATGACTTTCTGAAATCTATATGAGCCCAGGAATATATTTTGGGATCGTAGCGAAGGCCAGTGATAGcctattaaatttaaaacaatagacTTAATAAAGCACACCAGCTACTGTTTTGTACTTTGATTTAAAGAAAGAAGTAACTTCTATTCAGGTGTAGACCTTGTTTTATTGGATTCTACCATCATCGTGTAtcataactatatattttttgttacctgaaattaaaatgtaattttcccAATGTAGGTGATTGATTATCTTTATTACTTACATtatcccccccacccaccctcgcTGAAGGCCAAGCCTGGGCTGAGCATAGTTTCTAGCAAACTGTAGCAGCTTATCACTTGCAATCTGTCACCTAAAATTATTAGATCATATGCTAGTTGTGAAAAATATGGAGAATGTAAAGATTTTATGCAATCAGCCAAAAACGCCAGATCTAAAATCAGTTGGTTTATTTCCTGCCATCTTTCAAGTTGACCAAAGCTCTCACTGATTTGCTCTATTTTCTTACGTTTTTAGTATTTCTGTATATACATGCACTGAAAAGCCCCACTTGGAAAAAAATGCACTGCAATTCTGAGAAAAAGCTTATCCTAAACATCTAAAGATAGCATTTCTAATTATTGTCGACATTGTGTTTACACTGTGCAAACTTGAGCATTATTCTCACTTTACCAGCTGTGTCTAGGTAGAGTCATTACATCAAACGCTTctaattttacaaaaagaaatcaaaacaagtGTGTGTTTAAGTCTCAGTGACAAACGCAAACCCTGTGAATCAAATAGGCAAACTGATTAGCAAGCTGGCTGGGAAGTCAAAACAGCAACTATAAGGAGATTAACAAAATAGATCTGTAAGAGTAGAGGAGTGAAAATAGCCTCAAGGGGCCAAGTGGGGTCCTGTAGGCGGGTTTGGTTGTACATATCCGGTTCTGTGCCGGGAACCAGATGCCTGCCCTTATGGCCGCCAGTCTTTCCCTCATTTAGAGCTGTGATCACAGAATTCATCTCAGCTGGCCTCCTAATCTATGTGGAACTCCTTCTTCCAAACCAAAGAGGTAGCAGCCTTTCCTTTACTTGAATCCTTCCAGTGACACAATCCTCACTACATTTCAAGGTCATTCAATCCACTGCGCGAGCGTgccaaatcgcttcagttgtatctgactctgcgatcccatgaactgtagcccaccaggctcctctgtccatgggtttctccaggcaagaatactggagtgggttgccatgccctcctccagggaatcttcctgacccaggtattgaacccttgtctccggtgtctcctgcattggcaggtgggttctttaccactagcaccaccagggaagcccccatccaatccattactgctgctgctgctaagtcgcttcagtcgcatcggactctgtgcaaccccatagacggcagcccaccaggctcctctgtccctggagttttccaggcaagaatactggagtgggttgccatttccttctccaaggcatgaaagtgaaagtgaagtcactcagtcgtgtccaactctttgtgaccccatggactgtagcctaccaggctcctctgtccatgagattttccaggcaagagtactggagtggggtgccattgccttctccgaatccaTTACTAGGTAACTATTTTTCTGACCttaagctattattattaattaatcatTCATTAGATCCTTAGGCCTTAACGCTATGCTATACACCTCTCAGTAGTAACAATTTAATCACCACAACAAGCCAATGTAATaatcttgttttacagatgagagaactcaggcccagagaggagaAGTGACTCACTTAGGTCACAGAGTTTATAAGTGTGGTCCCGCTGGGGTTCCAAACAGGCCTTCCTACCTGAGCCTGAACTGTTGGTCACTGTGCTATACACATTCCTTGTCCTTACAGTGAACCGTAATTTGCCCCTCtagtatttcctttttctgtttcttgcctCAGGAACCCCATAGAGCAGTTCATCAACCCCATGTCCATGAATGGACAGAACAGAAATGAAGCGGATCTGCCAGGGTATCTTTTCAGTCTAGCGGAGTCAAAGGTAGTGAAGagagaaactgaaaacagaaggTGCTATGGCctgaatgtttgtgtttcctgcaaaattcatgttgaaatcctaacccccaaatATGATGGTGTTAAGAGGGGAGACCTTTGGTAGGGGTCCCTAAGTCATGAAGGGAGAACCTTCTTgaatgagttgttgttgttgttcagtcacttagtcacgtctgactcttttcaaccccatggactgcaactgccaggcctccctgtccttcaccaactaccagagtttgttcaaactcatgtccattgagtaggtgatgccatccaaccatctcatcctgttattcccttctcctgccttcaatcttcctcagcatcagggtcttttctaatgagtcaattcttcaaatcaggtggccaaagtattggagcttcagtttcagcatcagtccttccagtgaatattcagggttgatttcctttagtattgactggttggagctccttgtagtccaagggattctcaagagtcttcaacatcacagttcaaaagtgccAATTCTTCAACACTCTTGAATGAGACGGGTGCTTTAAAAAAGGCTCGAAAGAGATCCCTCACCCCTTCCACCACGTGAGAACACAGCAAAGAGGTGCAGGCTATGAGACCCAAAGAGGCTCTCATCCACCATGTTGGTGCCCTGATTTgcactcccagcctccagaactgtgagaaataaatgtctattgtttataagccagCCAAGCTGCAGTATTTTGTgatagcagcccaaatggaccaagacagaaaataaacaatgagAGGCGCCAGCCCCTTCTGAAAAACAAGTACAAACTTCCATTGACAATCCTGAATTAACCTGTAATCTGGGCAGCAGTGTCAAAGATGGGGTGCTGGCTTTTTATTCTTGCCCATTGTGTGTTCCTATGTAATTGTTGCCTGTTTTCACAACTTTTAATTGTGGGGATAGGGAATGCATCTGAGATCAGGATATTTAAATACATGGTTTACCAATCCCTTATCAGTGCCAACCTGTacagtttaaaataatatttcagacTGTTACCAAACCAAACTGGGGTCTGCTTGCCTGATACTCAGTAAAGCCAACCTACTTACACTGGGTTGTGGTGATGGAAAGGGCACCCAATGTGGGGCCAAGCAAGAATGGACAGCTCATTGAAAAGACTCAAACTCCCTGATGGTTTTCAGTGAAGGGTTTCTTAAGATGAAGGAGAAGGTCACAGGGTGCATGAGCTACTCAAGAACATCCTTCTGGTTGGCTGGTGATGAAGACAAAGTGATGTTTCAGGAATCTCagtcatcaaccttctggttccagctggtctggggtctacaCGGTTGTCACCACGCCATGAACCTCTTTCACCTGGTAGGGGGTTTAGTATCTGCAAAATGGCTCAAGGATATGGCTTACATtctctatagcccttgaggaggaactaaaggtccttgactgttTTATaactaaacatttatttaaatataacaaaatataactattttacatttataagTATTTGATAACTGAACATTTACTTTGTCTTGCTTGgtggtttttctttatttctgcattttctcacttctttgatTCCATTTGCTCTCTAGAACTCGGGGAAGGCCCAGCAGGCTAGAGTTCTTCTACAGACTGGGGGATGTGGGTATGGGAACACAAGGAGTGTATCCCTGGGAAGGCCTCGCAGAGTCCTGTTCAGTTTCAAAACCAGTGAGAACCAGTTGGTGGAGCAAATTCACCAGGCAATAGTCTTTCTTCCCAATTGTCACTTGGGTTCAAGGAATGGTTTTTAAATAACAAGTTAGTCCTAGTAAGAGGTAAAAATAACCACTGGGGATGAGTTTTTGGCTAAAGTTTTGTTTGACTTACTGCCTCAAGAGTCTGAGAGAAACAGAAGCTGCCTGTAAAGAACCAGGGTGGAAAACTCACAGCTAGCAAATGGGTCTATCCCAGGAAGCTAAAAAGTTAATATACTTTcattaataaatgaaagtgaatacccaggactgatctagtCTGTGTATAGATTATAATTTTCAAGAGGAGAGGCAGAACCATTCCCTCATCAACCCTTGATCAAGACCAACCTACCTTTGGACCCCACTGGTTCCAACTGTTTTTGTAATCAAGAAGTtaagaagagggacttccctagtggtccagtgattgactccacacttccaaagcagggggccagggtttgatccttggtcatggaactaagattccacatgccatatggcatggccaaaaaaaaaaaagtcaagaagagCATTGTCCTGGTTGTGGAGAAAGCTGACAACTTCAGATACCAACACCAACTTCCCTGCAACTTGCCCAGTGACACTGCCTCAGTGGCCCTGTCTCTGCCATCTGGGAAATGGACCTCAGGCTTCACACAGAGGCAGCTGTGAAAGGCCACAGAGCCCAGCAAGTTGATGCACACCTCATGCCAGGCCAGTGGCTCCAGCATCAGGATCACTGGGAGTGAAAgtgccagtcgctcagtcatgtcagtccCTGCAactctacggactgtagcccaccaggctcctctgtccacggggattctccaggcaagaatactggagcgggtagctattccttctccagggggatcttcccaacccagggcttgaacccacgtctcctgcattggaggtagactctttactgtttgagccaccagggaagcccagaatcacTGGAAAGGTTGTTTGAAATAcatttcctcctctccctttGAATTCTACAGCTCTGGGATGTAGCCCAAgaagctgtttttttgtttgttttgccactTCCCTAAGAGATCTTGGTTTCCTCCGTCTTGCAGCTCCACCCAAATGCATAAGGATCAATAGGTGATTAAACCTTGCAGAGGAGCTAGGTAGGGAGGAAAGAGAAGTCCTGCAGGGATTTGGGAAACATCTTTACCATTCCCCAAAAATAGCTGAGCCAGGAAGaagcatcaaaaaagaaaaaagtaaccaAGGCCCCCATGAAGTACTGATTTGCTGAGTTTTTAATGTGCAATGCAAACATTGTCAAACAACCCCCAAAGGAGCTGCTTTCTTGAGGGAGTTGCGGGTGGGGTTGCGGGGGGGAAATACCTGGCGACACCTGGAAGAGGCACCTAAGTGCAGGCTGCACAAGCTagggggcagaggtgggggagTGGTAGTAGGCAAATTCTGGAGAGGTCTCAGAATGCCTAGAGGGAGCCCATAGGAGGTGGGGGTAGGTGGGTGCTTAGGGCATAGAGGGATCTCAGGGCTCACAAGGTAAAGATGGGGGTGTCAAGGTGGAAAGGGACCTCAGAGAGTCTGGAAGACCCTCAGGGTTCATGGGTTTACTTCGGTATCTCTGGGGGTTCCTCAGAGCTCGGGGTGCCCTCAGGATGAAAGGGGGGTGTCTCAATATACACGGTTGAAGACCTCGAAGTGAAGGGGATTTTCAGTTAGATCCTAGCCATGGCAGAAGTGGTACTCCAGAGTACAGAGTGTCTCcgggaggggaaggagaaaaatcaaggtGAGCGGGTAGGCGGCTTGGGGTCTCAAGGAGGGGATCGTGGTCCTTGAAGAGGCGTCAGGATGTTGAGGGGTCCCAGGGTTCCCCAGGATGCGTAGAAGGGGTCCTGGGTCACATAGAGAGCATCTTGGGCGCTTGGAGGAATGTCAGGGTGTAGAAAGGCCTGGGGTCCTTGGGAGAGATGTCACAGCGTACAGTGATACTGGGGTATGTTGTGGCGAGGCGGCACTGAGGCACACAGGGGGGAATCTCGGGAGCCTGGAGAGAAGTCCGGGCGTGGAGCGGTCTAGGGGCATTTAGAGGGGAGTCGAGGCATGAAAGGGCTCCCAGAGCGCATAGAAGGGGTCTGCGGTGCGCGGTCGGAGCTCAGGGCCACCTAGGTGGAGCGCTCAGACGGCCTTACACTCGCTCTCGCGCCGCCGCTTCTTGCGCTCCGCGTGCTCCTGCGCCTGGCGTGCCCAGGGCCCGGGGCCACATAGACCCACCACGCAGCAGGCAAGCCGGCGGCCGGCGTTACCGTTCTCCAGACTGGCCTGATTGCCGCCGCGGCCCATGTCATCCTCGCCCGCGTGGACCACCACGGCACGGCCCGCGATCGAATGCGGGCCGGTGAGCGAGGCAGCCAGGCCGGAGCGGTACTTCCAGACCTGGCCATCGCGCACGGCGAAGTTGCCAAAGTCGCCCGGGTGCTGCGGGTGCGGCACGGACATCGGGTTGTAGTGCGGCCCGGTGGAGTCGCAGCCCTGGCTCAGGTCCCCAAACTGGTGCACGTGGATGGCGCGGCTTGTGCCGTTGGGCTCATTCGGGAAGCCCTCAAGGTGGAAGAAGGCCTCCAGCAGGGCGCCAGGCCGGAGCTGCCGGAAGAGCACGAGGCCCCTGACCCGGGGCTGCTCCGCCTCCAGAGTGGCCGACGGCAGCACCCGGCAGACGGCATGGAGCGCCGCGTCCGGGTCGATGGCCGCCGCCTGCCGCTGCATCATCTCCTGCCAGATCTCCGTCACCTTGGCGTGCATGTCGCGGATCTGCTCCTCCGTGTTGGAGCCCATCTGCTGCTGGACCTGGTCGGCCGAGGCATAGGCCACCAGGACCAGAGAGGCACAGAGCAGCGCCAGCATGGCCAGAGTCGAGCACCTGCGGGCACccccagggggtgggggcggaacGAGGCTTAGTCGCTGCAAACCTGGAATCCCAAACCCTCCGGGGTCCTTGACTCCAGACCCTTCCTGCTGTGAGGGGCTTTCTTGCCCAGCgtgctttttttgttattttggccCCTGTCTCTCCAGGGCCTGCTGTATTCCTGAAACTGGGCTAGGTGCTGCCGTTGTAAAGATGGATGAGGAATAATCTCAAGAAACTCAcagggatctttctgagccaCAAGTCTTATCTTGATCCTCCCAACTACCATCTCCATAGCAATGTGAGTCCGGGACATTGGCCtaggggtgggcttccctggtggctcagactgtaaagaattcacctgcagtgtgggagacctctgggttccatccatggcttgggaagatcccctgaaggagggcatggcaacccactcagtactcttgcctggagaaaccccatggacagaggagcctggtgggctacagtccatggggtcacaaagagtcggacacaaaagAGCCACTAAGCACAACAGGGGTTGTCTCAGGCTACCTGAGGGAGGCTCTCGTGGCCGTTCCAGATCTCCTTCTTCTCAGCATCTCTGCCCCCTCATCTCCTGCCACTCTTTTTCTGCATCCTTAGACTGGCAGCATAAGGCTTGCTGCCACTGCTTCTTGCACTTGCTATGTGCTCTCTGAAGTGGCCCATCCCCTCCTCTCTGCCATGTTCTGTAGACTTGAAGCCAGAAACTCAGTCTTATTCATCTGTATACCCAGCATCTGGGCCTGCACCTGGCAGTAGGAGACATTTAATATGTGAATGTGGGATGAGGAGTTTACTAAGAGACAGATGTGTCATCAGATCATTCCAATGCTATCCTCTGATTGAAGATGGAGCTTTGTGCAGGGGAAGGCCAGAATAAGCAGTGTGTGTCTCCATGGGGGActccaggagggcttcccagaggaggtgactTCTGAAGGTCCCACAGGACAAGTAGAAGCTTTTCAGCCAAGCCAGGTCAGAAGCCCATTTCAGGCAGGAGGCACAACATGAGTGTTCACAGACTGTGAAGGGACACAGTTTGTATGGGGCATGGGGGAAAGTTAGTGTGGTTGGGACGCAGCCTGTGCCACCAGGGAGGAGTCGAGGCTGAAGAGGGAGCTTTGGGCCaaggagggaggggctgggttTGCTCTGCTAAAGTGCGTGGTTATTAACCAGGAAGCTAGTGCTGGTAGAAGTTTTTAAGCAGAAAAGTGAGTTTTGAGATAGTTTTTAGTTTGGCAGGAGAAAGGATGTGGGCTAGACTTCGGGAatggagaggacagaggagaagGGATGGGAAGACCCCAGGGAGAAATGGAGACAGGCAGAGGGTGATGAATTAgggggcagcagcagcaatccaaaCCAAAAATGATGAAGGCTATTACCAAAGTGGAGGCAACACGGTTTCAGGAGTGCTTCAAACGTTTTCACGGTTTGGGTACACTGGCAGTGGAGAAGAGGAGCTGGGGATGACTGAGTTCCCAGCAGGGGAGACTGGATGATGGATGGTGTACCAGGCCCTGAGAAGACAGGAGAGAGGGCAAGTTTCGCCCAAGCTTGCTAAGGGTAAGATCCCAGGTGGGATGTTGGGCAGACGGTTGTAAATGGGAGTTCTGGCCCTTGGAAGAGGCAGTGTCAGTGGGAGGGGTTCTCAGTGTTTGGTGGCTACACATCAGATTCTGAATCTTAAAATTCAGATGCCCAGGCCACACCCTAAGAGAGTCTgattcagtgggcatgagttgtttcattttgttttatttatagctCTGGTACCCAACCAGGAATTTTAAAGCAAGACACATATACTAACTGCAGTATTGTGGGGGAAATTTCTGACTCTGCCTTAGCTATAAAACAAGGCTGGTAAGACCACCAAGGATCACTaggaaggttaaatgagatacGAGATGACAGgccattttcacatttttaagccTGCCCACAGGGATCAATGCTGCCTCTAAAGAGCTGGTTTGAGCGTCAACTGCATTGTCAAAGGCCTTCTCCAACCTCAAAGCAGATgccattttaaagttaaaatctgGGATTGAGTGTTTATTCCTTCCCTAATCATTACAGAAAGACAATCTAGTATGGTGATTAAAATCACAGATTCCAGAACTCACTGCATCTGAAGCCTGACACTGCCACTTTACTTACTCCCTTAAAGTAGGCacacttgttatttttgttaCAGAGTACCAGAGAAAGTGCTGGACTGCAGAGTCTAGGTGGGCTCAccctcctctctgagccttctGTTTTCTTATATGCAAATAGAGATAATCATACTTACCTTAGAGACTTGCTGTGGTGCTTGAAAGACACAATTAGAATCGCTAACGTTTACTGAACACTCATACAGGCACTATTAAAAACACTTTGCAAATGTTAATTCATGTAGCCTCCCAAGAACCCTCTGGGGTGGTTGTATTGTTACCCCCATTCTAGAgcacagagaaactgaggcacaaaaaggTGAATGCTGTACAGacaactaagtcatgtccagctctttgtgaccccataaactgtagcacaccaggctcctcggtcctccactatctcccagagttacaCATTCAATAATAGCTGAGGCAGGATGTGAAGGGGTGTGGTCTGCCCCAAGCCCAGGGTTTAGGCACCACACTGTATAGCTCTCATCAGAGGCAATTAACCCAGAGCCTGGTACATAGAACATTCCTAGTAAGTGGCAGCTCTTAGTTATCAGAGAAAAACTGCTGATAAGGATTTCAGGACTATCCACTGAAAGGTGCTATTGAAGCtgtgggaggaggaggtggccaGGAAAGGCTCCAAGAAGGAGTGACAGGTAGGAGGAGAAGTCCAGAAAGTGACATCAAGGGAAGCACTTCTGACATGGCCTGGTTACTATGGTAAAGCCCCAGGGATCCGGGGCGGGAATAGAGGACTATCCCTGAGGCCACATCTTTGCCTCAAGCTCTCCATCACTACCTACCACCCCTGTCCTTTTGAGCTGGTCCAACCCCTCAGGAGGGCTCTGCCAACTGGAAGGTTTTTCACTGAAAGCATACAGCAAAAACAGGTTGTTTTGGACATGTCTACAAAGCTTTCTTTTCCAAAAATGCTTGGATCATAATTAACACTTGAAGGAGATGTTtttgtcttaaaaagagagagagaatgtgtgtgtgtgtgtgtgtgtcgcttagtcatgtccgactctttgcaagtccatgggctgtaggccaccaggctcctctgtccatggaactctcctgggaagaatactggagtgggttgcctttcccttctccaggggatcttccctacccagggatcgaacctgagtctcctgcattgcaggtggattctttactttctgagccaccagggaagccctcttaaataaaagagaattctTAAACCCCAGGTAAACCTCCTTGGTCTTAAGCTTTTCACTTCGAGCCCTCCAGTTCAGCTCGCAGAAGGCTCACCCTTCTCAGTCTCTCAGAGCTGTAGATGACCAAGTGGTTTCAGAAGGGCTTGCTTGGTCCAGAGGGGAGAACAAAGTTATCAG
Protein-coding regions in this window:
- the SOD3 gene encoding extracellular superoxide dismutase [Cu-Zn] isoform X2, whose product is MLRRRRSGTATRASLRCSTLAMLALLCASLVLVAYASADQVQQQMGSNTEEQIRDMHAKVTEIWQEMMQRQAAAIDPDAALHAVCRVLPSATLEAEQPRVRGLVLFRQLRPGALLEAFFHLEGFPNEPNGTSRAIHVHQFGDLSQGCDSTGPHYNPMSVPHPQHPGDFGNFAVRDGQVWKYRSGLAASLTGPHSIAGRAVVVHAGEDDMGRGGNQASLENGNAGRRLACCVVGLCGPGPWARQAQEHAERKKRRRESECKAV
- the SOD3 gene encoding extracellular superoxide dismutase [Cu-Zn] isoform X1 encodes the protein MLALLCASLVLVAYASADQVQQQMGSNTEEQIRDMHAKVTEIWQEMMQRQAAAIDPDAALHAVCRVLPSATLEAEQPRVRGLVLFRQLRPGALLEAFFHLEGFPNEPNGTSRAIHVHQFGDLSQGCDSTGPHYNPMSVPHPQHPGDFGNFAVRDGQVWKYRSGLAASLTGPHSIAGRAVVVHAGEDDMGRGGNQASLENGNAGRRLACCVVGLCGPGPWARQAQEHAERKKRRRESECKAV